A region from the Wolbachia endosymbiont of Folsomia candida genome encodes:
- a CDS encoding class I tRNA ligase family protein, with protein MSTTEYSNVFEERRQALTTKLPSEIELCKRSTGKSLIDECIYILIRVIEPFIPHLAESLWQEIGGEGMLYLEPWPKADESLLIDDTVTIAVQVNGKLRNTIEVAINLPQEELKKMAIDSVSSKIDQDKIRAVYTVPNKIVNIVI; from the coding sequence ATGAGCACCACAGAATACTCAAATGTATTTGAGGAGCGCAGACAAGCTTTGACGACAAAATTGCCTTCAGAAATTGAGTTATGCAAGAGATCTACTGGAAAATCTCTGATTGATGAATGTATATATATACTAATCAGAGTAATCGAACCATTTATACCGCATTTGGCTGAAAGTCTATGGCAAGAAATAGGAGGTGAAGGTATGCTTTATCTAGAGCCTTGGCCAAAAGCTGATGAATCATTACTAATTGACGATACTGTGACAATAGCGGTACAAGTTAATGGAAAATTGCGTAACACAATCGAAGTAGCAATTAACTTACCTCAAGAAGAATTGAAAAAAATGGCAATAGATTCTGTATCAAGCAAGATTGATCAAGATAAAATTCGTGCCGTGTATACTGTGCCAAATAAAATAGTAAACATTGTTATATAA
- a CDS encoding DegQ family serine endoprotease, with amino-acid sequence MRNKAFILSVFVSFLVSFSLYADIFDWNTKKVAAAKTTECNCNHGFADLVEGLIPAVVNISSEQIIKQENEIRSRAPSLPRNNFFDDFREFFENFDQFFMDRGPNVNREVVLLGSGFIIDKSGTIVTNYHVIKNAKDITVTMNDNTYFKAEVLGYDARTDLAVLKINADKELSFVAFGDSDKARVGDTVMAIGNPFGLGGSVSTGIISARSRDISIGTLNEFIQTDAAINRGNSGGPLFDLNGEVVGINTAIYSPSESGGNVGIGFAIPSNLAMSIIDTLKSGKKIKHGWLGVQVQPITKEFAESLGLKDTKGALVASIIKDSPAEKGGIKVGDILLEFDGKKIDRMTQLPQMVSRAGPEKKVQVKLIRKGKEVDIKVVVGESTEDSKDNNQEETKSTPDYVTGLTVSNLPNELKESKSDVPTKGVIVTNVDSSSNATLRGIKKGDIIIQLDGTDIEDASDFQKQVDFAVKKNGKDSIMLLIYRSGNQFFTSIKLKK; translated from the coding sequence ATGAGAAATAAAGCATTTATTTTATCTGTATTTGTATCTTTTTTAGTTTCGTTTTCTTTATATGCTGACATATTTGATTGGAATACAAAAAAAGTTGCAGCAGCTAAAACTACCGAGTGTAATTGTAATCACGGGTTTGCTGATCTAGTGGAAGGACTTATTCCTGCTGTTGTAAATATTTCAAGTGAGCAAATTATAAAACAAGAAAATGAGATTAGAAGTAGAGCTCCTTCTTTACCAAGAAACAATTTTTTCGATGATTTTAGAGAGTTTTTTGAGAATTTCGATCAGTTTTTTATGGATAGAGGGCCTAATGTTAACAGAGAAGTGGTGCTCCTTGGCTCCGGATTTATTATAGATAAGAGTGGAACGATAGTAACAAATTATCACGTTATAAAAAACGCCAAAGATATTACTGTTACTATGAATGATAACACCTACTTCAAAGCAGAAGTTTTAGGTTATGATGCAAGAACTGACCTTGCCGTGCTTAAGATCAATGCGGATAAAGAACTTTCTTTTGTTGCATTTGGTGACTCTGATAAAGCAAGGGTTGGTGACACTGTGATGGCAATTGGTAATCCATTTGGTTTGGGAGGCTCTGTCAGCACAGGAATTATCTCTGCAAGATCAAGGGACATTAGTATTGGCACTTTGAATGAATTCATTCAAACTGATGCTGCAATCAATAGAGGTAATTCAGGAGGACCATTATTTGATTTAAATGGAGAAGTGGTAGGTATTAACACTGCCATCTATTCCCCGTCTGAATCTGGTGGTAATGTTGGTATAGGTTTTGCCATACCATCTAATTTAGCTATGTCAATTATCGATACGTTAAAAAGTGGTAAGAAGATAAAGCATGGTTGGCTTGGCGTACAAGTTCAGCCTATAACAAAGGAATTCGCTGAGTCCTTAGGTTTAAAGGATACAAAAGGTGCATTGGTTGCAAGTATAATAAAGGATAGCCCTGCAGAAAAGGGGGGGATTAAGGTTGGTGATATATTGCTAGAATTTGATGGTAAAAAAATTGATAGAATGACGCAATTACCTCAGATGGTTTCAAGAGCTGGACCTGAAAAGAAAGTGCAAGTTAAGCTAATTAGAAAAGGCAAAGAAGTTGACATTAAGGTTGTGGTCGGTGAGTCTACTGAAGATAGTAAAGATAATAACCAAGAAGAAACTAAATCAACGCCTGATTATGTTACTGGGTTAACCGTTTCAAATCTGCCAAACGAGTTAAAAGAAAGTAAAAGTGACGTGCCTACAAAAGGTGTTATAGTGACAAACGTAGATAGCAGTAGTAATGCTACACTGCGCGGTATTAAAAAAGGAGACATTATTATTCAATTAGACGGAACTGATATAGAGGATGCTAGTGATTTTCAAAAACAAGTTGATTTTGCAGTAAAGAAAAATGGTAAAGATTCAATAATGCTGCTAATTTACCGGAGTGGAAATCAGTTTTTTACTTCAATAAAGTTAAAGAAATAA
- the tsaD gene encoding tRNA (adenosine(37)-N6)-threonylcarbamoyltransferase complex transferase subunit TsaD, with protein sequence MSNKTILAVESSCDETAVAVIKSNKQVLAHEILSQSEHKTRGGVIPEVASRAHMNHLSDLIKSAIEKSNLKFCDLDAIAATSGPGLIGGLIVGTMMTKAIAHVAKKPFIAVNHLEAHALVIRLICEVKFPFLVLLISGGHCQFLIAQDVGKYIKLGETLDDSLGEAFDKVAKTLGLSYPGGPLIEKLAKKGDGTRFKLPRAMIKRSGCNFSFSGIKTAVRNLVQKLAMTEQDVCDVCASFQECISDILLDRVSNAIIMAESLNIKIHDFVITGGVAANNFLREKLKKHMNLNVFFPPNNLCTDNAVMVGWAGIERLQKNYIDSLNFAPRSKWELDV encoded by the coding sequence ATGTCCAATAAAACTATCTTAGCTGTTGAATCAAGCTGCGATGAAACTGCAGTAGCAGTTATAAAGAGTAATAAGCAAGTTCTTGCTCACGAAATTCTGTCTCAATCAGAGCACAAAACACGTGGTGGAGTGATTCCGGAAGTTGCGTCACGTGCACATATGAATCATTTAAGTGATCTTATAAAAAGTGCCATAGAAAAATCTAATCTTAAGTTTTGTGATTTGGACGCAATTGCAGCAACATCAGGACCTGGGCTGATAGGCGGATTAATAGTTGGTACAATGATGACTAAAGCAATTGCACATGTAGCAAAAAAGCCATTTATCGCAGTGAATCACTTAGAAGCGCATGCACTGGTTATTAGGTTGATATGTGAAGTGAAATTTCCATTTTTAGTCCTGTTAATATCAGGTGGACACTGCCAATTTTTAATTGCACAAGATGTTGGGAAATACATTAAACTAGGAGAAACGCTCGATGATTCATTGGGTGAAGCATTCGATAAGGTTGCTAAGACATTAGGCTTAAGTTATCCAGGTGGACCATTAATTGAAAAATTAGCTAAAAAAGGTGATGGCACAAGATTCAAACTTCCAAGGGCAATGATAAAACGCTCTGGATGTAACTTTTCATTTTCTGGAATCAAAACTGCTGTAAGAAACTTAGTGCAAAAACTCGCAATGACTGAACAAGATGTCTGTGACGTATGTGCTTCATTTCAAGAGTGCATTAGCGACATATTACTTGATAGGGTTAGCAACGCAATTATAATGGCTGAGTCTTTAAATATAAAAATTCATGATTTTGTAATTACTGGTGGGGTTGCAGCAAATAATTTCTTGAGAGAAAAGTTGAAAAAGCACATGAACTTAAATGTATTTTTTCCTCCTAATAATCTGTGTACAGACAATGCAGTGATGGTAGGATGGGCTGGAATTGAAAGATTACAGAAGAATTATATAGATTCACTGAATTTTGCACCAAGATCAAAGTGGGAATTAGATGTGTAA
- a CDS encoding magnesium chelatase domain-containing protein has protein sequence MIANINTVALHGISTVNVNAQIHMANGIPAFNIVGLPDKTVAESKERIRAALNSINLLLPPKRITVNLSPADLLKEGSHYDLAIAIGLLVVMNVIPVEKVHPYIIMGELALDGRVIPVSGVLPTVINAKRENKGVICSRENGVEAAWVKDVSILAIEKLTDIVRHFKGEQSIEQVVFNYENIPKEKRSSLDMKDIKGQVVAKRAAEIAATGGHNMLLVGPPGTGKSMLAKRFIGLLPDLTEQEMIDINVIARLCEQNFRVAI, from the coding sequence ATGATAGCAAATATAAATACTGTTGCGCTTCATGGAATTAGCACAGTAAATGTTAATGCACAAATTCACATGGCAAATGGGATTCCAGCTTTCAATATTGTTGGCCTTCCGGACAAAACCGTTGCAGAATCTAAAGAGCGCATCAGAGCGGCACTAAATTCGATCAATCTGTTATTACCACCAAAAAGAATCACAGTTAACCTTTCACCTGCTGATTTGCTAAAGGAAGGTAGTCATTATGATTTAGCTATAGCTATTGGACTTCTTGTAGTAATGAATGTGATACCAGTTGAAAAAGTGCATCCTTATATAATTATGGGTGAACTTGCACTGGATGGAAGAGTTATTCCAGTTTCAGGAGTGCTTCCAACCGTAATTAATGCAAAACGGGAAAATAAAGGAGTAATTTGCTCAAGAGAAAATGGCGTAGAAGCTGCATGGGTCAAAGATGTTTCAATTTTGGCTATAGAGAAGTTAACTGATATTGTAAGACATTTTAAAGGTGAACAGTCAATTGAGCAGGTAGTCTTTAATTATGAGAATATACCAAAAGAAAAAAGATCATCTCTTGATATGAAGGACATAAAAGGTCAAGTTGTAGCAAAGAGAGCGGCTGAAATTGCAGCAACAGGTGGGCATAATATGCTTCTTGTTGGCCCTCCAGGTACAGGAAAATCTATGCTTGCTAAACGTTTCATAGGACTGCTACCTGATTTAACCGAGCAAGAGATGATAGATATAAATGTAATTGCTAGGCTCTGTGAACAAAATTTTAGAGTAGCCATATAA
- the hflK gene encoding FtsH protease activity modulator HflK — MFNEHNPWNLGKNSGGNKSPNSNEDILSKAISDIKHFFGCLTRNRGKKPYFIVLIVFLLYACTGFYIVHPSEEGIELTFGKYSNTETSGLRYHFPSPIGKVYKVNVKEVNREEIGISGAYARDTDRGEGVMLTGDENMVHLNFEVQWLVRDAKDYLFKVRDYKPGSSVKNAAESAMREIIGKNKISFALEGQGRAEISKDTRTLLQQILDGYQMGIEILSVQMKKIDPPEEVISSFRDVQSARADKERIINEAYSYSNDIIPRAKGEAIKIKLDAEAYENEIANEANGHADRFLSLYEEYKQNPSLVKNRIYLETMENIFSQVDKVVVTDDLKGMFSYLPLTNSGK; from the coding sequence ATGTTTAATGAACATAACCCTTGGAATCTTGGTAAGAACTCAGGAGGCAATAAATCTCCTAACAGTAATGAAGATATTTTAAGTAAAGCTATATCTGATATAAAGCACTTTTTTGGTTGTTTAACTAGGAATAGAGGCAAGAAACCTTATTTCATCGTCTTGATTGTTTTCCTACTTTATGCTTGTACGGGCTTTTATATTGTTCATCCTAGCGAAGAAGGCATAGAGCTTACTTTTGGTAAATATTCTAACACAGAGACCTCTGGTTTGCGTTATCATTTCCCTTCTCCTATTGGAAAGGTTTACAAAGTGAATGTTAAGGAAGTCAATCGTGAAGAAATAGGAATCAGTGGTGCTTATGCTCGTGATACAGACCGTGGTGAAGGTGTTATGCTTACTGGAGATGAAAACATGGTACACCTTAATTTTGAAGTTCAGTGGCTTGTTAGAGATGCTAAGGATTATTTATTCAAGGTGCGTGATTACAAACCTGGCTCAAGCGTTAAAAATGCCGCTGAAAGTGCTATGAGGGAGATAATCGGTAAAAATAAGATCTCTTTTGCACTGGAAGGCCAAGGCAGGGCAGAAATTTCCAAAGATACTAGAACTTTATTACAGCAGATTCTTGATGGATACCAGATGGGAATAGAAATTTTGTCTGTTCAAATGAAAAAAATTGATCCACCAGAAGAAGTAATTAGTTCATTTAGGGATGTTCAAAGTGCCCGTGCAGATAAAGAGCGTATTATAAATGAAGCATATTCTTATAGTAATGACATCATACCTCGAGCAAAAGGTGAAGCGATAAAAATAAAATTAGATGCGGAAGCGTATGAGAATGAGATAGCGAATGAGGCGAATGGTCATGCAGATCGTTTTTTATCTCTATATGAAGAATATAAACAAAATCCTTCTCTTGTTAAGAATCGCATTTATCTTGAAACTATGGAAAATATTTTTAGTCAGGTGGATAAGGTTGTTGTGACTGACGATCTGAAGGGTATGTTTTCTTATTTACCTCTTACAAATTCAGGAAAGTAG
- the hflC gene encoding protease modulator HflC: MSSNIKIVFTSIFVALLVVFFNSVFIVQETKQAIVIQLGKVVRDVRESGLYFKLPFINSVEFLDKRVLDLSPDKTPREVITADQKRIIVDAYAKYKITDPVTFYQAVRNESGLIRRLYPVIEAHIRENIGRFSLISLLNEKRSEVMQLIQRGVYSEAEKFGIEIIDVRIKRADLPGENSSAIFRRMKTEREKEAREIRAEGEQAGQEIRSKADKLKREIISSAAKESHEIRGRGYANATKIYNEAFKMDEEFYNFYRSMSAYSKSFPGSNTKFILSPNNNFLDILNKGWHEK; the protein is encoded by the coding sequence ATGAGTAGTAATATTAAAATTGTTTTTACTTCTATATTTGTTGCTTTATTGGTTGTTTTTTTTAATTCAGTATTTATTGTACAGGAAACAAAGCAAGCAATAGTAATTCAACTCGGTAAAGTTGTAAGAGATGTTAGGGAAAGTGGTTTATATTTTAAATTGCCATTTATAAATAGTGTAGAGTTTCTTGACAAAAGAGTTCTGGATTTAAGTCCTGATAAGACGCCAAGAGAAGTGATAACTGCAGATCAAAAGCGTATTATAGTGGATGCATATGCAAAATATAAAATCACGGATCCTGTTACTTTTTATCAAGCTGTGAGAAATGAATCAGGACTAATTAGAAGATTGTATCCAGTTATAGAAGCACACATAAGAGAAAATATAGGAAGATTTTCGTTGATTAGCTTGCTTAACGAGAAAAGATCAGAAGTTATGCAATTAATTCAACGTGGGGTTTACTCTGAAGCTGAAAAATTTGGGATAGAAATAATAGACGTAAGAATTAAGAGAGCAGATTTACCAGGAGAAAATAGCTCTGCAATATTTCGCCGTATGAAAACTGAAAGGGAAAAAGAAGCAAGAGAAATTAGAGCAGAAGGAGAGCAAGCTGGGCAAGAAATTAGGTCAAAAGCTGATAAATTAAAAAGAGAGATTATTTCTAGTGCAGCAAAAGAATCGCATGAAATAAGAGGTCGTGGTTATGCTAACGCTACTAAGATCTATAATGAGGCATTTAAGATGGATGAAGAGTTCTATAATTTTTATCGTTCTATGAGTGCTTATAGTAAATCATTTCCTGGAAGTAATACTAAATTTATACTTTCACCAAATAATAACTTCTTAGATATTTTAAATAAGGGATGGCATGAGAAATAA
- a CDS encoding murein hydrolase activator EnvC family protein, whose product MWHIVSFFILSVVLVSCGLQKPAPVLLKGEEFYGKRDLEYTREYHLVKKAVDPALKKENRKVIISKIYKDSNNTKNVEIDEVNCKFVMPVKGTATSSDEMCKDGVKIAAQNGTNVIASAPGKVIYVGKGLRWYGNLIIVEHKDNYTTVYSYLKNIHVEIGDKVTQGQVIGSAGKSSTQDKNPQICFTMRHNGQAIDPLSHMNCN is encoded by the coding sequence ATGTGGCACATAGTCTCGTTTTTTATATTATCGGTGGTTTTAGTGAGTTGTGGCCTACAAAAACCTGCACCTGTATTGCTTAAAGGCGAAGAATTTTATGGAAAAAGAGATCTGGAATACACAAGAGAATACCACTTAGTGAAAAAAGCTGTTGACCCTGCGCTTAAAAAAGAAAATAGAAAAGTCATCATAAGTAAGATATATAAAGATAGCAACAATACGAAAAACGTGGAAATCGACGAGGTAAATTGTAAGTTTGTAATGCCAGTTAAAGGTACAGCTACTTCTTCTGATGAGATGTGTAAGGATGGTGTAAAAATTGCTGCTCAAAATGGTACAAATGTAATTGCTTCTGCACCAGGTAAAGTTATATATGTAGGTAAAGGACTCAGGTGGTATGGAAATTTAATTATTGTGGAACACAAAGATAATTATACAACTGTCTACTCCTATTTAAAAAATATACATGTTGAAATCGGTGATAAAGTTACACAGGGCCAAGTAATTGGGTCTGCAGGTAAGTCAAGTACACAAGACAAAAATCCGCAGATATGCTTTACTATGCGGCATAATGGCCAAGCAATTGACCCGCTCTCCCATATGAACTGTAATTAA